One genomic window of Streptomyces sp. NBC_01276 includes the following:
- a CDS encoding SRPBCC family protein, whose protein sequence is MARHWYPLAEIGDSFLISAPFRYERSVETTAPAERIWEILTGEQLVDWVWAFTGLNWNSSRPFGVGTVRDVTLLKFFTARERFFRWDEGRRYTFSVYEASRPGLRHAAEDWTVEPTPSGSRLTWTMAIQPTPLVAPLLWVSSPVIKLVQRHALRAVRTHVRG, encoded by the coding sequence ATGGCTCGCCACTGGTACCCGCTCGCCGAAATCGGAGACAGTTTCCTCATCTCGGCGCCCTTCCGCTACGAACGCTCGGTAGAGACCACAGCGCCGGCCGAGCGGATATGGGAAATCCTGACCGGCGAACAGCTGGTCGACTGGGTGTGGGCATTCACCGGCCTGAACTGGAACTCGTCTCGCCCATTCGGCGTCGGCACGGTACGCGATGTCACCTTGCTGAAGTTCTTTACCGCAAGAGAACGCTTCTTCCGCTGGGACGAAGGGCGCCGGTACACCTTCAGCGTCTACGAGGCGTCTCGTCCCGGCTTGCGCCACGCGGCGGAGGACTGGACCGTCGAGCCCACGCCCTCCGGCTCACGCCTCACCTGGACGATGGCGATCCAGCCGACCCCCCTGGTCGCCCCGTTGCTCTGGGTCAGCAGCCCGGTCATCAAACTGGTCCAACGCCACGCCCTGCGCGCGGTCCGCACGCACGTCCGCGGCTGA